The window AACTTAACTTAAATATTTAATCGCGTAGAAAGCGTAAGAATAGGATTATAACCTAATAATTTAAAATAACTTATTCTATTGGTGATTGTGTTAGGACTATTCTCTAACGCTATCGCAGTGATAGTCAGTAACTAGCTTTAATGGTATTATTAAGCGCTTTTTACTTGACCAAATAAATGCTGAGGCATACCCTTTGGCGGTCAAAAAACAATAAGCTTTGCTTATCAATTGAGCGAATTAGCAAAAAATGCAATGTTTTCAATTGATAAGTATGCATTTACAAATTCAATGGTGCTCTGGGGCCCGACAACCCAGTGCGGTAGCTATGGGTTGTTTACTGCCTCTGCCATACATCATATTTAATAATAGGATATAGGAGAATAAAATGTCTGATTTACGTACTCTAATTATAGAGCTATATCATGAAGCTCTTGAAGCTACAGATGCCACATTAATTGGTGAGCTTGGTGATGATACTATTTTACTAGAGAGCGGTCTCGATTCTTTAGGCTTTGCTATTTTAGTTGCTAGATTAGAAGAAGAATTAAATTATGACCCTTTTTCTATAATGGAGAATGCAGTTTACCCAAATACATTTAAAGAATTTGTTGATATTTATATAAAAAACAAACCGGAATAAAATTAATGGCATTATTTGACTATATAAATAATTTTGATGACGATAAAGAATTATTTAAAACCCCAAATAAAACTGAAACTATTCTTTCTTTAAAGAAAGAAAGAGAGTTATTAAAATCATTTCTATATAAAATACGAAATAAAAAAATAGCTTTAAATTTTAATGACGATCTAAATATTGCAAAGTGGTTATTTTTCCTAGATGGTATTGTTTCAAGAATCACTATTCTACCGTATGAATCAGTTTTAGATAAACAAAGTGATTTTATTAAAAAAACCGAAACAGATTTTTTAATAACTGAATCTGATGATAGTGGAAAAAATGTTAT is drawn from Providencia huaxiensis and contains these coding sequences:
- a CDS encoding acyl carrier protein: MSDLRTLIIELYHEALEATDATLIGELGDDTILLESGLDSLGFAILVARLEEELNYDPFSIMENAVYPNTFKEFVDIYIKNKPE